ACTCGTGCGACGAGGTGGGTTCGAGCCAATCGAACGAGACGGCACCAGACACTGGATCGTCGACCACGAGTGGGGCCTCTATCGGAATCGAGCGTCGTACGATCCCAGAGCCGGCGAGATTACGATCACCCGGACCGTCCATATCGGGCTCCGTCTGACCCTGATTGCACTGATCGGTCTCCTGGTCGCTGGAATCGCTCTCGACCGGCGGCTCGTCGTGAACGGAACTTTCATACTGGCCGCGATCCTGACGCTGGTCCTGCACGACGACTCGGTTCCGCCGACACTAGAGCCCGCAACGCTTCGGTCGTACCGGCTCGCGCCCGATTACTTCGCCAGCTTCGGCACCGTGATCGCAGCGGCGATTGCATCGCCGGATGTCGGAAGGGGATTCACTGCTGGCCTGTGTCTCGTCATCGGAGGACTTCTCGCGTTCCACTACGCACAGGGAGCGACGTTCCCGCTCTCTCGCCCGGTCGATCCGGCTGACACGCCCACGCAACTCCAGATCGCACTCCTGGGTTTCGCACTCCCGATCGTCGTCGTGCTGTTGCTCGCAGTCTTCGCTGCTACCTGGGCTGCGTTGCCTGGCATCGTCGCGCTTCCCGTTTCGATTGTGTTCTGTGGGCTCGGGACCGTGTACTTCGGGACTGCGTGTGCGTTTCAGGTTTCCCGACTAGAGCGAAGTCCGTTCCCTGAGTTTCCGACGAACGCGATCAGGGTCGCCCTCGTGCTGGCGTATCTAGGGCTGAACCTGGTGCTCGTCCGGGTGCTGCTCTGGGGCGGCAATCTCGTGGGGATTGCACTTGCGGACGTCGTCTTCGTTCGCCGATATGCACCTGGCGGCGCATCGCTCGAGCTCGTCGGGATCATTCGAGAACAGGTCGGGGTTTCGGTCGGGATCGCCGGAACAGTCATCGATCCTGCCACCGCGGCTGTCGTTGGTCTTCCGTTCTTGCCGGTGTTCGTCGTCTTCGGATGCTGGTGTGTCTTTTTGCTCGTCCGTCTCCGGACCGGGATTCGACTGACGATTGCGAGTGAAGCTATCGACTGGACCGCTCCAGACGGCGAGACGGTCCCCGTTCGAGTCATCGACGACGAACGACCCCACGCGAGCGTTCACGGTCGGTTGTTCGGGATGCGCCCGCTGATCGTCGTCTCCTCAGCGGTGATGAAGCTGAACGAATCCGAACGCGACGCCGTGCTCTCGCACGAACTCTATCACGTCCGCAACCACGACCCCGTCGTGAACGCCGTCGCTACCCTCACGTCGCTGTTCCTGTTCGGCGGGCGGAACGCCTTCCTCGTCTTCTACGACTATCCACGGATCGAACGTGAGGCCGATCGCTTCGCGGCGGACGTGACGAGCGTCCAGGACGTCTCCGACGCGCTCGAGCGATTCCGGCGGCAACGAGCGCGATCCAAAGTGGCCGGAAGTCGTCGATCGGGTGGCCTCGGGCCGTACCTGACGACGCCGGATACCGCTGCAGATCTCGTCCCGAACCAGTGGATCGAGCGGCTGACGGTTGGAACGCGACTGCGGACCTGGCTCGACGACACAGCGCACGATCTCGGTGCGATCTACCGACTGTTCTACGGAGACGTCCTTCTCTCCAACGCGCACGGATCGGTCGAAGAGCGGATCGCTCGCCTCGAAAACGGCGACGGTACGTAGCTGCCGTGAAGTGTCGTGGCCTCCGTAGACAATACGACCCGCGGTGCGTCTCGAGACGAAAAACGCTGGACTACGCGTGTTGTCAGTTCACCAGGTGGAATAACCCCTCGTCGGTCGGGACGAGTAGACTTTCTGGGAGGGCCGTGAGTGCGACACCCGATGCACCGAGGGACCGCTCCCAGGAAACGTCGCCCGATCGGGCATCGACCGCATAAACCGTGTCGTCCTCGGCTGAAACGTACACCGTATTTCCGGTGACGATTGGCGAACACTCGACGCGCTCGCCCGGATCGAAGCGCCAGCGTTCCTCACCGGTCGCGGCGTCCAGCGCGACGAGGTCCTGCGTCCCGATGAAGATCGTCTCTGCCGTGACCGCTGGCGACGATCCGTACCCTGCGTCGTCGACGGCAGTCCACCGTCGTTCTCCTGTCGAGGCGTCGATCGCGTAGATCTTCCCGCGACCGAGATAGACCGTGCCGTCGACGATCGCTGGGGCAGTGTAGTGGAGGGTTCCGACGTCCGTCGTCCACCGGACGTCGCCCGTCACGACGTCCACGGCGTAGACGTGGCGATCGTAGCCGGCGACGTACACGGTACCGTCGTCGAAAGCTGGCGTACAGAAGACGGGGCGACCGACCTCGACGCGCCAGCGTTCCTCGGCGGTAGTCGTATCGAGCGCCCGAATCGTGCCGTCGAGAACTGGCAGGACGACGATGCCCTCCGCGATCAGCGGGGAAGCGTAGACTGGCCCCCCGAAGCTGACGCGCCAGCGGACGTCGCCAGAACCTGCGTCGATCGCGAGTGCGGTGCCGGCCATGCTAGCGGCGTAGACGACGCCGTCGCGGACTGCCGGCGACGAGACGACGTGTCGATCCGTCGAGACCGACCACACGACCTCGCCGGTGACGCCGTCGAGCGCATAGATCGACCCGTCCCACGAACCGGCGTAGACAGTGCCGTCGACGACCGCTGGCATCGACTGAATCGTCTCTCCCGTTCGGAACCGCCACGCTCGTTCGGGCCGCTCGGTGAGACCCCGACCGCGGGTGCCCGCACCCGTTCGTCGGCGATCGCCCGCATACGTGCGGCTAGTGCCGTCTAGAGACGCGCTCAGTCCGTCGCTTCTGGTGGTCGTTGGTTCCTGCGGACCACCGCGGAGACAGCCAGCGATCCCGCCGATCACGCACGTCGTCAGCGCCGTCAGTGCGGTCCGTCGATTCATCGTTCCTCGGCCGGCACCAGGAGTCCACGGTCGGCCTCGACCAGTTTCCCGTGATCGAGGAGGCGATCGACGATCACCCCAGCCCAGTCGGGATCGGCCCCATTGGACGCCAGGTAGGATTCGACCTGGTATCTCGGTATCGGTACTGTGACGGTCGTTTCTACCGGGAGATAGATATTTTTCGTCGACGCTCGATCCACGTAGTCTACGGCCTGCTCTGGAAGGGTGACGAGGGCGTTCCGACGGGACGGGTGAGCGTGCGCCTGATCGTATAGAACCCCTCCAAAGAGGACGTGATACGGGGCGAACACGAGACTACAGACGTAACTTCCGACTGACCTGGGGTCGAACTCGAGGTCCGGTGAGCGTTCGAACGCCGACGTCGGGAGACCCAGTTGCGGGCCCACGGGGCCAGACGGTACTGACGCCTGCTTCCACACCGCAAGGTATCCCCGCTTGAACGCCTCGGCCGACACCTCCTCTGTCGCGTAGAGGTCCGCCTCGAGTTCGCTCCGATGAAGGTCGTACACCGAGAGGAGAACGTTGCGGCCGGCAAAGAGGACGCTCACGACGCTGGCGAGCACTCCGACCACGCCGTCGAGGCTGTCTATATGGTAGGCTTCGTGTGCGATAATCGCGTTCAGTTGCTCGTCGTCCTCGACCGCGTCGAGGACGGACCGGTTCAGGATAATCGCCGACGGTCCGAGGAGAGTATACTGTGCTGCTGGTCCGGTCCCGTCCTCGAAGACGGGGAGAATCGTTCCATCGGGGACCGGACGATCCGTCGGATCGAGATACTCCGGTGCGTCGTAGATGCGGAGGCGGCGATCGACCGTCCGGACGACCCTGTGCGACCATGCCAGTCCGAGCAGCGTCACGGGGAGATACGTGATTGCGTTGAGGACGACGACGACGCCGGGAGCCACGGCAGTTCCCGACACGACGCCGATCCATCGCTGGTACAGGAGCGTCCCCTCCCAGCCGGTCCGGACAGTCCGTGGCGATGGGTCGTGGATCGCGGCGTTGCCGAACGCGAGCGAGATGCCGGTTACGAAGGTCCAGGCGATCGCCACGAACAGGGCGAAAAACAGCCCGTACGCACCGATCGTCGCGACAGTGGCGGCAGCTCCCGTGCCCGGCCGGTCGGACGGTCGAATCACGTGTCTGCGAAGCCAGCGGAGTCCGATCCCGCCGGCGAAGGCACCTCCACTCGCGCCAACGAGTACGCCGATCCCGACTGGGTCCACGCCCAGTGACACGTGGTTCAGCCACGGAAACGGCGTCGTCACGAAGACGATGCTCACAGCTCCGACGAACAAGATGGTGAGGAAATTCACGAACAGAAATCCGAGGACGACGATCCCCCGACCCAGCACCGAACGGTTCGAACTCGGGGGAAGCACTCCCAGCAGTCGGGCGGCCCGATGGGCAAACAGGCAGTAGACTCCGGTCAGGGCGATTGGAACCAGCGCGTATCCGATCCAGAACCAGATCGCACTCGTTCGGTACAGCCGACCCGGTAGCAGACCAGAGACGCTCGCGATCGTAGCGATCACGAGCACCGGTGTACTCGCGACCGCGAATACGATCAGGAAGGGCGATCCGCCGCCGAAGGCAGGTTCGCCAGCGTCGAATCCGTTGTTACTGTCCATCGACGGGAACGCACCCGCAGCGTAGTGGTAAACGACGTAGACGAAGAGGGCGACGAACGCGCCGACGGCCATGTAGTTCAACAGTGCCCCCAACAGCGCCCCGATCGTGAGCGTTCCCAGGCCGGTGAAGTAGAAGTACGGAAAACAGTACGTCACGAACCTTCGGCGGAGCCCCCGTTCGGCGATCGGCTGTCTGGGCCCTCGATAGAACAGGCCCACCAGCCAGAGGAGTCCTGAAGCGGCGATCAGACTTGCGAGACTTCCATACGGCGATGCCTCGCCGAGTGACGGAACCAGGTATCCCGGAATCGAAACGATCCAGTCCGGACCGTATTGAAGGAGTGCCGCGAGCGCAAGTCCGAGGATTCCTGCGACGAGAAACGCCGTTTCCAGTCGGTTCCCACGATCGGTGAATCCCTGATCGAAGTGTACCGTATTCGTGTTACCGTCGACCGAGAGTTCCCACTGGTAGATCCCTGCCCAGCCGATCCCTCGCCACGCATACGTGGCTGTCCCCTGCTGGGCCGGGGAACCGAGTGACTGCTGGAGGTCACGATACAGCCGGGAAAACGGGATCGAAATCTCCCACTCCCGGTGCTGGAGCGTCGAATCCGTGAAACTCACTACGTCGACGACGCTGATCCCCATACCCGCCGGTCTCGGCCGGGCATCAAGAGCTTTGTTCTATGCCGATTCCGTTTGTTCACCGGTCGTGATATCTCCAGGGAGACGTGATCTTCGTCGGTCAATCTCGATTGCACGCCGAGGGAGTCGTTTGTCGAATCGCTGTGCAGGGGAACGTTTATCGCGCTACTTTCCGTCAGCGGTGAATATGGCCCCGACATCAGCAAGTGGATCAGGCGAAATGGAGTGGATCTACGTCGCCCCGGCCAACGTCCAAGAAGAAGAACCACAGATTTCGGTTCCCGATACGATAGTCGAGGCGGGAATCGTCACACCGGGCGAAACCGCCGTTTGGTCCTACGAAGAGATTACCGGCGTGCCGATCCTCTCGAACCGCAGGCTGGAAATGGACGTCTACAAGCGAATCGGAGAGATGACAGTACAGAAACACCAGAACCTCATCAGGTTCCCAGCGCCGATGCAGGTCAATCCACAACTCGTTCGAGACCAGATCCTTCAGGAAGAGCACGTCCACGACGACGCAATCGTCGAAGCTGGCGAACGATACCACTTCGTCTATCGAGCCGACGGGATGGCCAGCGGCGAGACTCGTTCCTGTTACCTCTTTACAGACGAGCAAGTCGTCAAGCATCTACCGGACCCGACCGACTGGAGTGACAACTTCAGCGATGTCCCGCAGTTCTTCTGATCTCGTCTTCTCTCAGCTGAGGGGTCAACACCCCATTGATATCCTTTTCGGCACGCTAGTGTGAATTAGCATCGACGTGCCCATTTCCCGACTCGCCCGTCCACCGCCGATCGTAGGCTGGGTCACCAGCCGATGTCCATCATGAACGACGACACACCAGACCCAGATCGGCTGGCGCGGGTGGTCACGACCATTGTGAACCAACCGGCCTGGGAACTGACCCCCTGTTCCGACTCCGTCGCATCGGCACTCGATCACGCGACCACGGATGCCTCAACTCGAGCCGAGCTATTCTTCGATCACGAGGGGACCGACGCCCGACTCGAAGTTCTCCTGCCGTCTACCATCCCCGGATCGCTCTGTGACCTCCTCGTTCGCCACTCCCTCGATCCCGGACTGACCTCCGATGGGGGCGACTTCGTCGATGGATTACAGCGCGCTCGAGCGGCGATCGTGACCCGCAATACACACGAGTACGTCCAGCCCGTAGAGGATCCATCTATCCTCCTTCGGGCGACCGTCCCCGCACCGTGTACTGACCGCGCCCTTGAAAATCTCTTCGCGAGTCTTCAGCAGACGGTAGGACAGGTAGCAGATCTACACGGTCGAATTCGGCGGCCGATCGAACGGACGATATCACAGGGTGGCTGAGATTCGAAAAGACAGCCCACTTCGCCGATCGGCTCAGCGCAGATCGGCCAGCGAAGACGTTCAAAGTAACTGCTGTCTGCGTTTCGCATCTTCAGCCAGTTCCTGTATGTGCGAACAGTTGGCCTCGATGTACTGCTCGATGTCCGCCACACTAGCCTCGAAATCATCGACCGCTCCCAATCGACCCACATCGAAGGTCTCGCAGTAGCATGCATAATCTGGAATGTCCGGCTCCGGACGGTCATCATCCGAATCCCCCTCAGTTCCACGCTGTTGATTCCTCGAGCCAGACGTTGCGCCACCCTTGCCGCTCCACTGGAGAACCGGACCCGAATCGAAATCAGCATCGTCGGCCTGATCAGACGTACCGAACATCCCACCAGAACCAAATATACGAACATAATTACACGATATTCAACTCCTAATTTTCTAAAATACGGCCAAATTAGAGCACAATTCGATACATACCTATAGACGAGCGTGACACCATTACTTCCGAGAGGGAAAAGGATTATATACTATCAGATGTCGCTGTACTGTCCACCAAGGATTAGTACTTCACAGAATTGCGAGGCGGATGCCGCGGAGCCGTCCGAAAATCGGAGATTTCGTGATTACGAGAATCGAAGATTCTTGAACGACGTGACCCCCAGGCGGTTGATATCCGCGAATGAATCGTACATCGTCCTGGCCGCCCTCGCCAATAGCCACGGCAGATCAGCTGACCCATGCAGTATGCGCAACTCTAGAACCGTGGTTTCGGTATTTCTGAGATAGTATCTACATTGATAAGTTTGCTGTTTTATATTCTAAAATAGATGTTCAACAGCAGCCCTATTTACATTTAGTTCATATAAAAATTAAATAGTTTGTCGGTGGAATTCTGGTTTCAGTAAAGTACCAGAATCGGCGAGAAGCAACCGCGTTGTAAGACGTGACGGTCTTGCGTGCCGTTCCCAGGATGTCGGAGACGTCGTATCTTCCGGCTAGGTTCTACGGATCTTTCCATTGGAGCAACCACAGTCGCCAAAAATACTATGAATTATTTTAGAGTTGGCCAAGTCGTAGCCAGTACCACAGGTCGGCTACCCGAAGCACGTTTCGGAGGGCGCAACGGGATTGCCTGGTGGTATAGCAGCTGACTGAAGACCACATCCGTGAACTGTCTCGGGAATACCCCTCCGTAGCCGGTCAAATAATATAAAATATTTTAATTGTGTTTGAAATTGGTAAGAATCGAAACGAAGTCAGATACCGGACTTCCTCAACTGGCTCGACGTCCGGTTTCGCTTCACGAGATCGAAAGAATTTCGAGGGATTCCTCGACCCCAGC
Above is a genomic segment from Natribaculum luteum containing:
- a CDS encoding M56 family metallopeptidase — its product is MGVELFRATYDCDAPPRVVESKLVRRGGFEPIERDGTRHWIVDHEWGLYRNRASYDPRAGEITITRTVHIGLRLTLIALIGLLVAGIALDRRLVVNGTFILAAILTLVLHDDSVPPTLEPATLRSYRLAPDYFASFGTVIAAAIASPDVGRGFTAGLCLVIGGLLAFHYAQGATFPLSRPVDPADTPTQLQIALLGFALPIVVVLLLAVFAATWAALPGIVALPVSIVFCGLGTVYFGTACAFQVSRLERSPFPEFPTNAIRVALVLAYLGLNLVLVRVLLWGGNLVGIALADVVFVRRYAPGGASLELVGIIREQVGVSVGIAGTVIDPATAAVVGLPFLPVFVVFGCWCVFLLVRLRTGIRLTIASEAIDWTAPDGETVPVRVIDDERPHASVHGRLFGMRPLIVVSSAVMKLNESERDAVLSHELYHVRNHDPVVNAVATLTSLFLFGGRNAFLVFYDYPRIEREADRFAADVTSVQDVSDALERFRRQRARSKVAGSRRSGGLGPYLTTPDTAADLVPNQWIERLTVGTRLRTWLDDTAHDLGAIYRLFYGDVLLSNAHGSVEERIARLENGDGT
- a CDS encoding PQQ-binding-like beta-propeller repeat protein, with translation MNRRTALTALTTCVIGGIAGCLRGGPQEPTTTRSDGLSASLDGTSRTYAGDRRRTGAGTRGRGLTERPERAWRFRTGETIQSMPAVVDGTVYAGSWDGSIYALDGVTGEVVWSVSTDRHVVSSPAVRDGVVYAASMAGTALAIDAGSGDVRWRVSFGGPVYASPLIAEGIVVLPVLDGTIRALDTTTAEERWRVEVGRPVFCTPAFDDGTVYVAGYDRHVYAVDVVTGDVRWTTDVGTLHYTAPAIVDGTVYLGRGKIYAIDASTGERRWTAVDDAGYGSSPAVTAETIFIGTQDLVALDAATGEERWRFDPGERVECSPIVTGNTVYVSAEDDTVYAVDARSGDVSWERSLGASGVALTALPESLLVPTDEGLFHLVN
- a CDS encoding M48 family metalloprotease — translated: MGISVVDVVSFTDSTLQHREWEISIPFSRLYRDLQQSLGSPAQQGTATYAWRGIGWAGIYQWELSVDGNTNTVHFDQGFTDRGNRLETAFLVAGILGLALAALLQYGPDWIVSIPGYLVPSLGEASPYGSLASLIAASGLLWLVGLFYRGPRQPIAERGLRRRFVTYCFPYFYFTGLGTLTIGALLGALLNYMAVGAFVALFVYVVYHYAAGAFPSMDSNNGFDAGEPAFGGGSPFLIVFAVASTPVLVIATIASVSGLLPGRLYRTSAIWFWIGYALVPIALTGVYCLFAHRAARLLGVLPPSSNRSVLGRGIVVLGFLFVNFLTILFVGAVSIVFVTTPFPWLNHVSLGVDPVGIGVLVGASGGAFAGGIGLRWLRRHVIRPSDRPGTGAAATVATIGAYGLFFALFVAIAWTFVTGISLAFGNAAIHDPSPRTVRTGWEGTLLYQRWIGVVSGTAVAPGVVVVLNAITYLPVTLLGLAWSHRVVRTVDRRLRIYDAPEYLDPTDRPVPDGTILPVFEDGTGPAAQYTLLGPSAIILNRSVLDAVEDDEQLNAIIAHEAYHIDSLDGVVGVLASVVSVLFAGRNVLLSVYDLHRSELEADLYATEEVSAEAFKRGYLAVWKQASVPSGPVGPQLGLPTSAFERSPDLEFDPRSVGSYVCSLVFAPYHVLFGGVLYDQAHAHPSRRNALVTLPEQAVDYVDRASTKNIYLPVETTVTVPIPRYQVESYLASNGADPDWAGVIVDRLLDHGKLVEADRGLLVPAEER